In one window of Eggerthella guodeyinii DNA:
- a CDS encoding FAD-binding protein: MELNRRDFLKGSLAFGGVAALGGLAGCAAPQQTSDGQAKDAEPEKKSVPESFTDGKWIGTAMGHDDNLLVQVTVAGGDIAGISVLRCDDTIGIGSTAAPMMAAKILEAKNLDVDTVTGATTTSMAVQSAVADAITNAGGNPKDFRLGATAPSGGTAQTADVDVAFMGAGTAGLIAATRLLEAGKTVVLFEKQDLAGGSMPMTYSGVAAAESQLQTNYALGRADDNPMYNKEGMLGVMQKYLVPENDRFDGAMPYQTAMYSNSGQLVDWMHGIGVGFYSLGVNKAYGVTPYLAPGCYMGGCGYAKDFLVDRIGALGGQIVYATKVTELVQDADGRVTGLKAEGRDGSTWTVTAKAVCLTSGGFAANKDMIKEHYPQYADFKFNCAPGSTGDGIELGQKAGGAIECMGRDLGAFLSTTNQAGSNFEIAFLYQTTPGILVNASGKQFGNIMSDNHGVLGRALLDEANGGAFYYITDEAGRITTNKNELYAMDTYKCLEHRGDMVHYDSVEAAAEELGLTDLVATLETHNAHALAGEEDEFGRKKLPYLDTHDGVWVVSCIPTFYLTTGGLAIDTEGRVLNEAGEAVAGLYAAGDVCGSIEEKDGRPYAMGFDAAMNYGYLMAETVKSEI; this comes from the coding sequence ATGGAACTCAATCGCAGGGACTTTCTCAAGGGATCGCTCGCATTCGGCGGCGTTGCCGCGCTGGGCGGCTTGGCGGGGTGCGCCGCTCCGCAGCAGACGAGCGACGGCCAGGCGAAGGATGCCGAGCCGGAGAAGAAGAGCGTGCCCGAAAGCTTCACCGACGGCAAGTGGATCGGCACGGCCATGGGCCACGACGACAACCTGCTGGTGCAGGTGACCGTCGCCGGCGGCGACATCGCGGGCATCAGCGTGCTGCGCTGCGACGACACCATCGGCATCGGATCGACCGCCGCGCCGATGATGGCCGCGAAGATCCTCGAGGCCAAGAACCTCGACGTCGACACGGTCACCGGCGCCACCACCACCTCGATGGCCGTGCAAAGCGCCGTGGCCGACGCCATCACGAACGCCGGCGGCAACCCCAAGGACTTCCGCTTGGGAGCCACGGCCCCCAGCGGCGGCACCGCGCAGACCGCCGACGTGGATGTGGCGTTCATGGGCGCGGGCACCGCGGGGCTCATTGCGGCGACGCGCCTGCTGGAAGCCGGCAAGACGGTGGTGCTCTTCGAGAAGCAGGACCTCGCCGGCGGCTCCATGCCCATGACGTACTCGGGCGTCGCCGCCGCCGAATCGCAGCTGCAGACGAACTACGCGCTCGGCCGCGCCGACGACAACCCCATGTACAACAAGGAGGGCATGCTGGGCGTCATGCAGAAGTACCTCGTCCCCGAGAACGACCGCTTCGATGGCGCCATGCCGTACCAGACGGCCATGTACTCGAACTCGGGGCAGCTCGTGGACTGGATGCACGGCATCGGCGTGGGCTTCTACAGCCTGGGCGTGAACAAGGCGTACGGCGTCACGCCGTACCTGGCCCCCGGTTGCTACATGGGCGGCTGCGGATACGCGAAGGACTTCCTGGTCGACCGCATCGGCGCGCTCGGCGGGCAGATCGTGTACGCGACGAAGGTGACCGAGCTCGTGCAGGATGCCGACGGTCGCGTGACCGGGCTCAAAGCCGAAGGGCGTGACGGCTCCACCTGGACCGTCACGGCGAAGGCCGTGTGCCTCACGTCGGGAGGGTTCGCGGCGAACAAGGACATGATCAAGGAGCACTACCCCCAGTACGCCGACTTCAAGTTCAACTGCGCCCCCGGCTCCACCGGCGACGGCATCGAGCTGGGTCAGAAAGCGGGCGGCGCCATCGAATGCATGGGCCGCGACCTGGGCGCGTTCCTGTCCACCACGAACCAGGCCGGCTCGAACTTCGAGATCGCCTTCCTGTACCAGACCACGCCCGGCATCCTCGTGAACGCGTCGGGCAAGCAGTTCGGCAACATCATGTCGGACAACCACGGCGTGCTCGGACGCGCGCTGCTCGACGAAGCCAACGGCGGCGCGTTCTACTACATCACCGACGAGGCGGGCCGCATCACCACGAACAAGAACGAGCTGTACGCCATGGACACCTACAAGTGCCTTGAGCACCGCGGCGACATGGTGCACTACGATTCCGTGGAAGCGGCCGCCGAGGAGCTGGGGCTAACCGACCTCGTCGCCACGCTCGAGACGCACAACGCCCACGCGCTCGCCGGCGAGGAGGACGAGTTCGGGCGCAAGAAGCTGCCCTACCTCGACACGCACGACGGCGTTTGGGTGGTGTCTTGCATCCCCACGTTCTACCTGACCACGGGCGGATTGGCCATCGACACCGAGGGACGCGTGCTGAACGAGGCGGGCGAGGCCGTCGCCGGCCTGTACGCGGCGGGCGACGTGTGCGGATCCATCGAGGAGAAGGACGGCCGGCCCTACGCGATGGGCTTCGACGCCGCCATGAACTACGGCTACCTCATGGCCGAAACCGTGAAGAGCGAGATCTAA
- a CDS encoding helix-turn-helix transcriptional regulator translates to MSNKFAGIALGALGFGLCKTAISVAYITAMGSVSSTVGFVSELDFMFAMNAASFTTALVIIALVRAGRLRPGALSQVPAVIALLVGFFLSATGVMTGLPFAVAAVFYGVLCGFALTVLNAAWLEVFVAEPEAAYGVYQIVGGLVVQCVLVSVLPLLGSLAASVLSIVAVAASACLLVRCKRTLAFAEHAALLPASRGDRLTLLQACLCLFVLVGVVGILHTTVLGSQSESIVGDVNMWMPLVAATAITALVAGLTMRHPDPTAVYKGCLPAMLAILSLLPFFGEALGGLAGLVMITCYDVCGMVFLLFIVDRARTLRMSSYVLSSVYLGGSGLFLVIGLSIGSALGALSADYGLSLLTLLAFAAIYPLAIVLVVALRRAHPQDASPAAAGESGEGAPSADAVLTVDDALGAGVDAVAARFELTPREREILGYLARGRSAKFIAETLVISENTAWAHIKRVYAKTGVHSKQELMSVVEQQGRSR, encoded by the coding sequence GTGTCGAACAAGTTTGCAGGCATAGCCCTCGGGGCGCTCGGCTTCGGTCTGTGCAAGACCGCGATTTCCGTTGCCTACATCACGGCGATGGGGTCGGTGTCCTCCACCGTCGGGTTCGTGTCCGAGCTCGACTTCATGTTCGCGATGAACGCCGCTTCGTTTACGACGGCGCTCGTCATCATCGCGCTCGTGCGCGCGGGGCGGCTTCGCCCGGGCGCGCTGTCCCAGGTTCCGGCGGTGATCGCGCTGCTCGTCGGGTTCTTCTTGAGCGCCACCGGCGTGATGACGGGGCTGCCGTTCGCGGTGGCGGCCGTGTTCTACGGCGTGCTGTGCGGCTTCGCGCTCACGGTGCTCAACGCCGCGTGGCTCGAGGTGTTCGTGGCGGAGCCCGAGGCCGCGTACGGCGTGTACCAGATCGTGGGCGGGCTCGTCGTGCAATGCGTGCTGGTGTCGGTGCTGCCCCTGCTGGGATCGCTTGCGGCAAGCGTGCTGTCCATCGTGGCGGTGGCCGCTTCGGCGTGCCTGCTCGTGCGGTGCAAGCGGACGCTCGCGTTTGCCGAGCACGCCGCGCTCCTTCCCGCCAGCCGCGGCGACCGCCTCACGCTGCTGCAAGCGTGCCTGTGCCTGTTCGTGCTGGTGGGCGTCGTGGGCATCCTGCATACCACCGTGCTGGGCTCGCAGTCCGAGAGCATCGTGGGCGATGTGAACATGTGGATGCCGCTGGTGGCGGCGACGGCGATCACCGCGCTGGTGGCGGGGCTGACCATGCGCCATCCCGATCCCACCGCCGTCTACAAAGGCTGCCTTCCCGCGATGCTGGCGATCCTCTCGCTGCTGCCGTTCTTCGGCGAGGCGCTCGGCGGGTTGGCAGGCCTCGTCATGATCACGTGCTACGACGTGTGCGGCATGGTGTTCCTGCTGTTCATCGTCGATCGGGCGCGCACGCTGCGCATGTCGAGCTACGTGTTGTCCAGCGTGTACCTGGGCGGCTCGGGCCTGTTCTTGGTGATCGGCCTGTCCATCGGCAGCGCTCTGGGCGCGCTCAGCGCCGACTACGGGCTGTCGCTGCTGACGCTGCTCGCGTTCGCGGCCATCTACCCGCTGGCCATCGTGCTGGTGGTTGCGCTGCGCCGCGCGCACCCGCAGGACGCGTCTCCCGCTGCGGCGGGGGAGAGCGGGGAAGGCGCGCCGAGCGCGGATGCCGTTCTCACCGTCGACGACGCGCTGGGCGCGGGCGTCGACGCGGTGGCGGCGCGGTTCGAGCTGACGCCGCGCGAGCGCGAGATACTGGGCTACCTGGCGCGCGGCCGTTCGGCCAAGTTCATTGCCGAGACGCTGGTCATTTCCGAGAACACCGCGTGGGCGCACATCAAGCGCGTCTACGCGAAAACCGGCGTCCACTCCAAACAAGAGCTCATGAGCGTCGTCGAGCAGCAAGGAAGAAGCCGCTAG
- a CDS encoding IMP dehydrogenase, translating into MAYYFDEPSRTFNEYLLVPGYSSAQCIPADVSLKTPLVKFKRGEEAPISLNIPMVSAIMQAVSDDGMAIALATEGGLSFVYGSQTIENQAAMVARVKDYKAGFVTSDANLSPEMTLADVVALKEEHGHSTMPVTADGTAHGKLVGVVTDRDYRLSRMSMDAKVADFMTPREKMIVAPADTSLKVANDIIWDNKLNSLPVVDDDDCLMYLVFRKDYDSHKSNPNEMLDSHKRYMVGAGINTRDYAERVPALVEAGADVLCIDSSEGYSDWQKFTIEWIREHYGDDVKVGAGNVVDAEGFRFLADAGADFIKIGIGGGSICITREQKGIGRGQATATIEVAKARDEYFEETGVYIPICSDGGIVYDHHLTLALAMGADFVMLGRYFARFDESPTNKVNINGSYMKEYWGEGSARARNWQRYDLGGDKKGMSFEEGVDSYVPYAGTLKDNVDLTLSKVKSTMCNCGALTIPELQDKAKLTVVSSTSIVEGGAHDVVLKDKTPYVSSTIH; encoded by the coding sequence ATGGCATACTATTTCGACGAGCCGTCCCGTACTTTTAACGAGTATTTGCTTGTCCCCGGCTATTCGTCGGCCCAGTGCATTCCCGCCGACGTCAGCTTGAAGACGCCGCTCGTGAAGTTCAAGCGTGGCGAAGAAGCCCCTATCTCGTTGAATATCCCCATGGTGTCCGCCATCATGCAGGCCGTGTCCGACGACGGCATGGCCATCGCGCTGGCCACCGAAGGCGGCCTGTCGTTCGTCTACGGCTCGCAGACCATCGAGAACCAGGCGGCCATGGTCGCCCGCGTCAAGGACTACAAGGCCGGCTTCGTGACGAGCGACGCGAACCTGTCGCCCGAGATGACGCTCGCCGACGTGGTGGCTCTCAAGGAAGAGCACGGCCACTCCACGATGCCCGTCACCGCCGACGGCACCGCTCACGGCAAGCTGGTGGGCGTGGTCACCGATCGCGACTACCGCCTGTCCCGCATGTCCATGGACGCGAAGGTGGCCGACTTCATGACCCCGCGCGAGAAGATGATCGTGGCCCCGGCCGACACCAGCCTCAAGGTTGCCAACGACATCATCTGGGACAACAAGCTGAACTCGCTGCCCGTGGTGGACGACGACGATTGCCTCATGTACCTGGTGTTCCGCAAGGACTACGACTCGCACAAGTCGAACCCCAACGAGATGCTGGACTCCCACAAGCGCTACATGGTGGGCGCGGGCATCAACACGCGCGACTACGCCGAGCGCGTGCCGGCGCTCGTGGAGGCCGGTGCCGACGTGCTGTGCATCGACAGCTCCGAGGGCTATTCCGACTGGCAGAAGTTCACCATCGAGTGGATTCGCGAGCACTACGGCGACGACGTGAAGGTGGGCGCGGGCAACGTGGTGGACGCCGAGGGCTTCCGCTTCCTGGCCGATGCGGGCGCCGACTTCATCAAGATCGGCATCGGCGGCGGCTCCATCTGCATCACGCGCGAGCAGAAGGGCATCGGCCGCGGCCAGGCCACGGCCACCATCGAGGTGGCGAAGGCCCGCGACGAGTACTTCGAGGAGACGGGCGTCTACATCCCCATCTGCTCTGACGGCGGCATCGTGTACGACCATCACCTGACCTTGGCCCTGGCCATGGGCGCCGACTTCGTCATGCTGGGCCGCTACTTCGCCCGCTTCGACGAGAGCCCCACGAACAAGGTGAACATCAACGGCTCCTACATGAAGGAGTACTGGGGCGAAGGCTCCGCGCGTGCCCGCAACTGGCAGCGCTACGACCTGGGCGGCGACAAGAAGGGCATGTCGTTCGAGGAGGGCGTGGACAGCTACGTGCCCTACGCCGGCACGCTCAAGGACAACGTCGACCTCACGCTGTCGAAGGTGAAGTCCACGATGTGCAACTGCGGCGCGCTCACCATCCCCGAGCTGCAGGACAAGGCGAAGCTCACCGTGGTGTCGTCGACGTCCATCGTCGAGGGCGGTGCCCACGACGTGGTGCTCAAGGACAAAACCCCCTACGTGAGCAGCACCATCCACTAA
- a CDS encoding LysR family transcriptional regulator — protein MTLQQLRYLIAIAEYGSINAAAQNLYASQSNLSTAIKELEQELGITVFTRSNRGVTLTNDGTELLGYARQVIEQADMLEMRYADKGSTHLRLAVSTQHYAFSVQAFVNVVEECVGEEYEFILRESTTAEIIDDVRTFRSEVGILYTDDFNRRVLQKAFDDADVAYAPLFDARVHVFVGEHHPLAGAALLRPDDLADYPRYSFEQGTTNSFYYSEEPLSHLPHKRNIRISDRGTLTNLLTSYNGYTLSTGVLSAEMHSGIASIPLDVDEAMQVGYIMHNERRPSDLLLRYIDELHAIIEANPSVSALPS, from the coding sequence ATGACCCTTCAGCAGCTGCGCTACCTCATCGCCATCGCGGAGTACGGATCCATCAACGCGGCGGCGCAGAACCTGTACGCGTCGCAGTCGAACCTGTCCACCGCCATCAAGGAGCTGGAGCAGGAACTGGGCATCACCGTGTTCACGCGCAGCAACCGCGGCGTGACGCTGACGAACGACGGCACCGAGCTGCTGGGCTACGCGCGCCAGGTGATCGAGCAGGCCGACATGCTGGAGATGCGTTACGCCGACAAGGGCTCCACCCACCTGCGGCTGGCCGTGTCCACGCAGCATTACGCGTTCAGCGTGCAGGCGTTCGTGAACGTGGTGGAGGAATGCGTCGGCGAGGAGTACGAGTTCATCCTGCGCGAAAGCACCACGGCCGAGATCATCGACGACGTGCGCACGTTCCGCAGCGAGGTGGGCATCCTGTACACCGACGACTTCAACCGGCGCGTGCTGCAGAAGGCGTTCGACGACGCCGACGTGGCCTACGCTCCCCTGTTCGACGCGCGCGTACACGTGTTCGTGGGCGAGCACCACCCGCTGGCGGGCGCCGCGCTGCTGCGGCCCGACGACCTGGCCGACTACCCGCGCTACTCGTTCGAGCAGGGCACCACCAACTCGTTCTACTACTCCGAAGAGCCGCTCAGCCACCTGCCGCACAAGCGCAACATCCGCATCTCGGACCGCGGCACGCTCACCAACCTGCTGACCAGCTACAACGGCTACACCTTGTCGACCGGCGTGCTGTCGGCCGAGATGCACTCGGGCATCGCCAGCATTCCGCTCGACGTGGACGAGGCCATGCAGGTGGGCTACATCATGCACAACGAGCGCCGCCCGAGCGACCTGCTGCTGCGCTACATCGACGAGCTGCACGCCATCATCGAAGCGAACCCGAGCGTCTCCGCGCTGCCGTCCTGA
- a CDS encoding phenylacetate--CoA ligase family protein, whose product MAKDIPYDQKYYDPEIECMPRPELETLQLQRLKDMVAYAYDNTVYYQRAFDEAGVKPDDIQTLEDIAKLPFCDKKTERETQHVGSFFGEMCSVPEEEVVFMATSSGSTGVPTVSPFTQEDFDLWQDTEARLFWQAGMRPNDRYVHGLNFALYVGGPDVIGAQRLGALAIWVGAVPSDRLLFVLKQYQPTVIWTSPSYAWHLGEIAKEKGFDPKTDFNIHTIIVAGEAGGSITSTREAIENLWGAKVVDFYGLSDIYGACAAACEAHDGLHIVEDQILVETVDPTTGEVLAPGETGELVYTTLCKKARPMIRFRTGDIGYVSADTCECGRTLARIHVTGRKDEMFIVGAVNVFPSDIEYVVRGLDGLTGEYSIRVYEKNFTCKYEVSVERSLGSDEPYDEVASRTEAALKAHTGVRPAKVIVYDAGKLGTSSEHKASRFIDERGCVTR is encoded by the coding sequence ATGGCGAAGGACATCCCCTACGATCAGAAGTACTATGATCCGGAGATCGAATGCATGCCGCGGCCGGAGCTTGAGACGCTGCAACTGCAACGCCTGAAGGACATGGTGGCCTACGCATACGACAACACCGTCTACTACCAGCGCGCGTTCGACGAGGCCGGCGTGAAGCCGGACGACATCCAGACGCTCGAGGATATCGCGAAGCTGCCCTTCTGCGACAAGAAGACCGAGCGCGAGACGCAGCACGTGGGAAGCTTCTTCGGCGAGATGTGCTCCGTGCCCGAAGAGGAGGTCGTCTTCATGGCCACCTCGTCCGGCTCGACGGGCGTCCCCACGGTCAGCCCCTTCACGCAGGAGGACTTCGACCTGTGGCAGGACACCGAGGCGCGCCTGTTCTGGCAGGCGGGCATGCGTCCGAACGACCGGTACGTGCACGGCCTGAACTTCGCCCTGTACGTGGGCGGCCCCGACGTCATCGGCGCGCAGCGCCTGGGCGCGCTGGCCATCTGGGTGGGCGCCGTGCCGTCCGACCGCCTGCTGTTCGTGCTCAAGCAGTACCAGCCCACGGTCATCTGGACGTCGCCGTCCTACGCGTGGCATCTCGGCGAGATCGCGAAGGAGAAGGGCTTCGATCCCAAGACCGATTTCAACATCCACACCATCATCGTGGCCGGAGAAGCGGGCGGCTCCATCACGTCCACGCGCGAGGCCATCGAGAACCTGTGGGGCGCGAAAGTCGTCGACTTCTACGGCCTGTCCGACATCTACGGCGCGTGCGCGGCGGCCTGCGAGGCGCACGACGGCCTGCACATCGTGGAGGACCAGATCCTCGTGGAGACGGTCGATCCCACCACGGGCGAGGTGCTGGCGCCGGGCGAGACGGGCGAGCTCGTGTACACGACGCTGTGCAAGAAGGCCCGCCCGATGATCCGCTTCCGCACGGGCGACATCGGCTACGTGAGCGCCGACACCTGCGAATGCGGCCGCACGCTGGCCCGCATCCACGTGACCGGCCGCAAGGACGAGATGTTCATCGTGGGCGCCGTCAACGTGTTCCCCAGCGACATCGAGTACGTGGTGCGCGGCCTGGACGGCCTGACGGGCGAGTACTCCATCCGCGTGTACGAGAAGAACTTCACCTGCAAGTACGAGGTGTCCGTCGAGCGCTCGCTCGGCAGCGACGAACCCTACGACGAGGTGGCAAGCCGCACCGAGGCCGCGCTCAAGGCGCACACGGGCGTGCGCCCCGCCAAGGTCATCGTGTATGATGCAGGTAAGCTGGGTACGTCGTCCGAACACAAGGCCTCCAGGTTTATTGACGAGCGCGGCTGCGTTACGCGCTAG
- a CDS encoding LysR family transcriptional regulator substrate-binding protein gives MTTETTFAVSGQHYLFNVQTFAHTVLALGGDSYRYALRDRTTQGVIDDVVDGKSELGVLFETSATADEVNAALDAAGLEFVELIQSAPRVALPKSHPMVNASVLTLEDMEDFPYLYFEQDEDSPVAFAEEALASVPRAKSIACTDRASLSELIVALNGYTVTSGILVGISDGAGLNTVPLDTDVKLHLGYVVRKGQQLSDIGQRFVDTLKKNLEKYARF, from the coding sequence ATGACCACTGAAACCACCTTCGCCGTTTCCGGCCAGCATTATCTGTTCAACGTGCAGACGTTCGCGCACACCGTGCTGGCGCTCGGCGGCGATTCTTACCGCTACGCGCTGCGCGACCGCACCACGCAGGGCGTCATCGACGACGTCGTCGACGGGAAGAGCGAGCTGGGCGTGCTGTTCGAGACGTCGGCCACGGCCGACGAGGTGAACGCGGCGCTCGACGCGGCGGGCCTCGAGTTCGTCGAGCTCATCCAGTCGGCCCCGCGCGTGGCGCTGCCGAAGAGCCACCCGATGGTGAACGCCAGCGTCCTGACGTTGGAGGACATGGAGGACTTCCCGTACCTCTACTTCGAGCAGGACGAGGACTCGCCGGTCGCCTTCGCCGAGGAGGCGCTGGCCAGCGTGCCGCGCGCCAAGAGCATCGCGTGCACCGACCGCGCGTCGCTGTCCGAGCTCATCGTGGCGCTCAACGGCTACACGGTGACCAGCGGTATCCTCGTGGGCATCTCCGACGGCGCGGGCCTCAACACCGTGCCGCTCGACACCGACGTGAAGCTGCACCTCGGCTACGTGGTGCGCAAGGGCCAGCAGCTCAGCGACATCGGTCAGCGCTTCGTCGACACCCTCAAGAAGAACCTCGAGAAGTACGCACGGTTCTAG
- a CDS encoding lipopolysaccharide biosynthesis protein, with protein sequence MARFTFKKEQAKGSHARQEDDLERSDDLADGAPAPSDTTPFLGASSRERREAAGSKPRKPNFITRRVNRWCNRLLGAVSERSLADQEEEYAAHRTTRDYVWNTVGVGAWGMVFPILTVVVTQLVGVEQAGMFSLAFVTGTLLMILANYGVRTYQISDVTEEHSFSDYQINRWITCAFMVLVGVVYCMVRGYESQMFTISLGVYLYKMVDGLADVYEGRLQQVDKLYLSGVSQAFRSVVVLVAFSLCLLITRNLAVSCVVMAIAAFATFVVFTFPLAMFETPRSKRWNLGSIVELFKQCFPLFIALFLYAFIDNMPKFVMEGVLSYDNQLYFNALYFPAQGILLTVGFIYKPLLVKMANVWADPAKRKRFDLIIVVIMAVIVAVTGVTALAMAWIGIPVMSFLYGVDFEQFRGLCYIMLAAGGVTAAIDFLYQVITVLRQQRAVTKLYVITFGFALFVPILLVNFTGLPGAVIGYLIVMCILFVLLIWEYMRIRMALSHEEATTAEMPRPMRPSEARAERARREQVRAKWGAHGTPPVSDDALDLAGRPHPLDEDDDPLPQ encoded by the coding sequence ATGGCGCGCTTCACGTTCAAAAAGGAACAGGCCAAGGGTTCGCACGCTCGGCAGGAGGACGACCTCGAGCGCTCCGACGACCTCGCCGACGGCGCGCCCGCGCCGTCCGACACGACGCCGTTCCTCGGCGCATCCTCGCGCGAGCGTCGCGAGGCGGCCGGAAGCAAGCCCCGCAAGCCCAACTTCATCACGCGGCGCGTCAACCGCTGGTGCAACCGGCTGCTGGGCGCGGTATCCGAGCGCTCGCTGGCCGACCAGGAGGAGGAGTACGCCGCGCACCGCACCACCCGCGACTACGTGTGGAACACGGTGGGCGTGGGCGCGTGGGGCATGGTGTTCCCCATCCTCACCGTCGTGGTCACGCAGCTCGTGGGCGTGGAGCAGGCGGGCATGTTCTCGCTCGCGTTCGTCACCGGCACGCTGCTCATGATCCTCGCCAACTACGGCGTGCGCACCTACCAGATATCCGACGTGACCGAGGAGCATTCGTTCTCGGATTACCAGATCAACCGGTGGATCACCTGCGCGTTCATGGTGCTCGTCGGCGTGGTGTACTGCATGGTGCGCGGCTACGAGAGCCAGATGTTTACCATCAGCCTGGGCGTGTACCTCTACAAGATGGTGGACGGCCTGGCCGACGTGTACGAGGGGCGGCTGCAGCAAGTGGACAAGCTGTACCTGTCGGGCGTGTCGCAGGCGTTCCGCTCCGTCGTGGTGCTCGTGGCGTTCTCGCTGTGCCTGCTGATCACCCGCAACCTGGCCGTGTCGTGCGTGGTCATGGCCATCGCGGCGTTCGCCACCTTCGTCGTGTTCACGTTCCCGCTGGCGATGTTCGAGACGCCGAGGTCGAAGCGTTGGAACCTCGGCAGCATCGTCGAGCTATTCAAGCAGTGCTTCCCCCTGTTCATCGCGCTGTTCCTGTACGCGTTCATCGATAACATGCCGAAGTTCGTGATGGAAGGCGTGCTGAGCTACGACAACCAGCTGTACTTCAACGCGCTGTACTTCCCCGCGCAGGGCATCCTGCTGACCGTCGGGTTCATCTACAAGCCGCTGCTCGTGAAGATGGCGAACGTGTGGGCCGACCCTGCGAAGCGCAAGCGGTTCGACCTGATCATCGTCGTGATCATGGCGGTCATCGTCGCGGTCACCGGCGTCACGGCGCTCGCCATGGCGTGGATCGGCATCCCCGTGATGAGCTTCCTGTACGGCGTGGACTTCGAGCAGTTCCGCGGGCTGTGCTACATCATGCTGGCCGCGGGCGGCGTGACGGCGGCGATCGACTTCCTGTACCAGGTGATCACCGTGCTGCGCCAGCAGCGCGCCGTGACGAAGCTGTACGTGATCACGTTCGGGTTCGCGCTGTTCGTGCCCATCCTGCTGGTGAACTTCACCGGGCTGCCCGGCGCCGTGATCGGCTACCTCATCGTGATGTGCATCCTGTTCGTGCTGCTGATCTGGGAGTACATGCGCATCCGCATGGCGCTGTCGCACGAGGAGGCCACCACGGCCGAGATGCCCCGGCCGATGCGTCCCAGCGAGGCGCGTGCCGAGCGCGCCCGTCGCGAGCAGGTGCGCGCGAAGTGGGGCGCTCACGGCACGCCGCCCGTCAGCGACGACGCCCTCGACCTGGCCGGCCGACCCCACCCCCTCGACGAGGACGACGATCCGCTACCTCAGTAG
- a CDS encoding 2-oxoacid:acceptor oxidoreductase family protein produces MIEILWHGRGGQGAFTAARLLGAAASLDAGAHALAFPSFGPERRGAPMRAFTKLSDEPIGDRSAVSRADYVIYLDDTLLGAGWENELKPGGVVLVNSTRAFDDARIVALDADGISAAILGRAIPNTVFLGALSALCDRVSVENVQEAIRQYMPAKLHAKNIAIVEAAREALRMARTSSSSAPIPCTTGKAAGASEAAAPRKEAGCESSPLRNEDTHIPTLRSAALDPSEFAHSTCFEAGYLTVKNAGWRNLRPVIDAASCTGCLQCYLYCPDGTVYKVADAAASRGTRSAAADEGSRAQARHASAIDPSSGTTKTLADVAGPATTCAPVAIDLDFCKGCGICAKACAFGSITMILESEADAR; encoded by the coding sequence ATGATTGAGATCCTGTGGCACGGCCGAGGCGGCCAGGGTGCCTTTACGGCGGCGCGGCTGCTGGGCGCGGCGGCGTCGCTGGACGCGGGCGCGCATGCGCTGGCGTTTCCCTCGTTCGGCCCCGAGCGGCGTGGCGCGCCGATGCGGGCGTTCACGAAGCTGTCCGACGAGCCTATCGGCGATCGCAGCGCGGTGTCCCGGGCCGACTACGTCATCTACCTTGACGACACGCTGCTGGGTGCGGGCTGGGAAAACGAGCTGAAGCCAGGGGGCGTCGTGCTGGTGAACAGCACGCGCGCGTTCGACGACGCGCGCATCGTGGCGCTCGACGCCGACGGCATCTCGGCGGCCATCCTGGGTCGGGCGATTCCGAACACGGTGTTCCTCGGCGCGCTGTCGGCGTTGTGCGACCGCGTGAGCGTCGAGAACGTGCAGGAGGCCATCCGCCAGTACATGCCGGCGAAGCTGCACGCGAAGAACATCGCGATCGTGGAGGCGGCTCGGGAGGCGCTGAGGATGGCCCGCACGTCCTCGTCCAGCGCACCAATCCCGTGCACGACGGGTAAGGCTGCCGGAGCCAGCGAAGCCGCCGCGCCGCGCAAAGAGGCGGGCTGTGAGTCGAGCCCCCTTCGCAACGAGGATACTCACATCCCCACCCTCCGCTCCGCCGCTCTCGACCCCTCCGAGTTCGCGCATTCCACGTGCTTCGAGGCGGGCTACCTCACGGTGAAGAACGCCGGGTGGCGCAACCTGCGCCCCGTGATCGACGCCGCGTCGTGCACAGGGTGCCTCCAGTGCTACCTGTATTGTCCCGACGGCACCGTGTACAAGGTGGCCGACGCTGCGGCTTCCCGTGGCACCCGATCTGCGGCCGCTGACGAAGGCTCGCGTGCGCAAGCACGCCACGCCTCCGCCATCGACCCCAGCTCGGGCACCACGAAAACCCTCGCTGACGTCGCAGGACCTGCGACAACGTGTGCGCCGGTGGCCATCGACCTCGACTTCTGCAAGGGGTGCGGCATCTGCGCGAAGGCGTGCGCGTTCGGTTCCATCACGATGATCCTTGAAAGCGAGGCGGATGCCCGATGA